From one Lotus japonicus ecotype B-129 chromosome 3, LjGifu_v1.2 genomic stretch:
- the LOC130742951 gene encoding F-box/FBD/LRR-repeat protein At3g14710-like, whose amino-acid sequence MVHSDAATAVGEIDMISNLHESILGHILSFLPTIESVQTGVLSRRWIDAWTSIINLKFDDSLLFHGKKMQREQFVCFVNRVLLHLANSTIQSFSLCLTSFNHDSSQVNAWISSVLHRGLQKLHIQCYDKVLLSSHSLFSCNSLVELKLQMKCTLNVPISAFLPNLQSFSISGVKLVSDSPTDSKDITLSFPVLKVFEARGCEWLTMQDISIQAPLLEKFSIAIWNTHSNGKCKPAIKVFSSKLTDFSYEGDLEQEINLLHPSSIRSASAVIVVDEDRKDRLSMEKLVFQAQMFLRQFHQVERLKLLFYKVLIHAKDVFTHLPAFGKLTYLQLNEVTGEALFHLLHHSPFLSNLDLLNGVSDLNEDVLKAPAVPVCFLSSFKVFQFNGFNVKEHELSLVKFVLANAAVLERVKICTAFWLRYSDIDMEKVKQQILSLPKRSSFSMIEFCNAKGS is encoded by the exons ATGGTGCATTCAGATGCTGCGACGGCAGTTGGAGAAATAGACATGATTAGCAATTTGCATGAAAGCATTCTGGGTCACATACTCTCTTTCCTTCCAACTATTGAATCAGTTCAGACTGGTGTGTTATCAAGAAGGTGGATTGATGCTTGGACATCAATAATAAATCTTAAGTTTGATGACAGTTTGCTGTTTCATGGCAAGAAAATGCAGAGAGAGCAgtttgtgtgttttgtgaaCAGAGTGCTTCTTCACCTTGCTAATTCAACCATCCAGAGTTTCTCTCTTTGTTTAACATCTTTTAATCATGACTCATCTCAGGTGAATGCATGGATCTCTTCTGTTTTACATAGAGGACTCCAGAAGCTTCACATTCAGTGTTATGATAAAGTCCTTCTTTCTTCCCATTCCCTATTTAGCTGCAATTCTCTTGTAGAATTGAAGCTTCAAATGAAATGCACTCTAAATGTTCCCATCTCTGCTTTTCTCCCAAACCTTCAAAGTTTTAGCATTTCGGGGGTGAAACTAGTGAGTGATTCCCCTACTGATTCCAAAGACATAACTCTCAGCTTCCCCGTTCTCAAAGTGTTTGAAGCTAGAGGGTGTGAGTGGTTAACAATGCAGGACATTAGTATTCAAGCACCTCTACTTGAAAAGTTTTCCATAGCCATTTGGAACACCCACTCAAATGGAAAATGTAAACCTGCCATCAAGGTTTTTAGTTCTAAACTAACCGATTTCTCTTATGAGGGTGATCTTGAACAAGAGATCAATCTGCTTCATCCGTCATCGATTCGCAGTGCTTCTGCTGTGATTGTTGTTGATGAAGATAGAAAGGACAGATTATCAATGGAAAAACTAGTGTTTCAAGCACAAATGTTTCTCAGACAATTCCATCAAGTGGAGCGACTGAAATTGTTGTTTTACAAG GTCTTAATCCATGCTAAAGATGTCTTCACTCATTTGCCTGCCTTTGGAAAGTTGACTTATCTGCAACTAAACGAGGTTACCGGTGAAGCTCTGTTTCACTTGCTCCACCATTCCCCATTTCTTAGCAATCTTGATTTGCTTAAC GGAGTATCTGACTTAAATGAAGATGTCTTGAAGGCTCCAGCAGTACCTGTTTGCTTTTTGTCAAGCTTCAAAGTATTTCAGTTTAATGGATTTAATGTGAAAGAGCATGAGCTTTCTCTGGTGAAATTCGTGTTAGCAAATGCAGCAGTCTTGGAGCGGGTGAAAATATGTACAGCTTTTTGGCTGCGATATTCAGATATTGACATGGAGAAAGTTAAGCAGCAGATACTCTCTTTACCTAAACGTTCCAGCTTTTCCATGATTGAATTTTGTAATGCCAAAGGTTCCTGA